In Pseudofrankia saprophytica, one genomic interval encodes:
- a CDS encoding zf-TFIIB domain-containing protein, with translation MQCPKCHSAMRTYSRNGVQIEQCDGCRGIFLDYGELEALTRLEAQWAQPAPPIPPAPPAAQPYGQPAQPYPAQPYGQPAWGHSGQGGHGMFGHGSSHGRRGHGGFFNTLFSS, from the coding sequence ATGCAGTGCCCCAAGTGTCACTCGGCGATGCGGACCTACAGCCGCAACGGCGTCCAGATCGAGCAGTGCGACGGTTGCCGCGGCATCTTCCTCGACTACGGCGAGCTGGAGGCGCTGACCCGACTGGAGGCGCAGTGGGCGCAGCCCGCCCCGCCGATCCCGCCCGCTCCGCCGGCCGCGCAGCCCTACGGCCAGCCCGCGCAGCCCTACCCCGCCCAGCCCTACGGCCAGCCCGCCTGGGGCCACAGCGGTCAGGGTGGGCACGGCATGTTCGGCCATGGGTCCAGCCACGGCCGCCGCGGTCACGGCGGCTTCTTCAACACGTTGTTCTCGAGCTGA
- a CDS encoding helix-turn-helix transcriptional regulator — MASPGCRRSPPRSLQALRALTHSGTPGTPVGGAKPIHRKLGASDRLTAVLRAQHAGLLPAGARVPATPSPGGIGLPERPGALGPTRRPPVDGPAGGRRGAPGGHRRGRREGSGPADEAGSRPWPAGAASLSGRERQVALLAVDGLTNREIADQLAVSVRTVEYHLGRVNRKLGITRREDIRAALTVGSIAVG; from the coding sequence TTGGCAAGCCCCGGTTGCCGACGAAGTCCGCCGCGATCGCTCCAGGCACTCCGGGCGCTCACGCACTCGGGCACTCCGGGCACTCCGGTCGGAGGCGCCAAGCCGATCCACCGCAAGCTCGGCGCCTCCGACCGGCTCACCGCCGTCCTGCGCGCCCAGCACGCCGGGCTGCTCCCGGCCGGCGCCCGCGTCCCCGCCACGCCCAGCCCGGGAGGCATCGGCCTTCCCGAGCGGCCGGGCGCCCTCGGCCCGACGCGCCGTCCACCCGTCGACGGCCCGGCCGGTGGGCGCCGCGGCGCGCCAGGCGGGCACCGGCGAGGCCGTCGCGAGGGCTCCGGCCCGGCGGACGAGGCCGGATCCCGGCCGTGGCCCGCTGGCGCCGCCTCGCTGAGCGGGCGCGAGCGGCAGGTCGCCCTGCTCGCCGTCGACGGCCTGACGAACCGGGAGATCGCCGACCAGCTGGCCGTGTCGGTACGGACCGTCGAGTACCACCTGGGCCGCGTCAACCGGAAGCTCGGGATCACCCGCCGGGAGGACATTCGCGCCGCACTCACGGTTGGTTCGATCGCGGTTGGTTGA
- a CDS encoding PadR family transcriptional regulator → MKFDHRDWPEPRSEEHGPRGGGRRHHGPFRRHHHQGFAHHPGPGMGPFPGPGMGPFPGPGLGVFGGPPPLGPVPPGGPVPPGGPGPWGRRGRPGGGRGRAGRGDVRAAVLLLLAEADGPMHGYQLMQAIAERTGGAWQPSPGAVYPTISQLEDEGLVTVTAEGGRRLVTLTEAGREHVTANRGTLGDPFAGFTARAGSGASLLGPAQELHAAIWQVARTGDADQVAAANKVLTEARRALYLILAGEPAAESTAESTDSAAEPAPPAASAPDDATPAAE, encoded by the coding sequence ATGAAGTTCGATCATCGTGATTGGCCCGAGCCTCGCTCGGAGGAGCACGGTCCGCGCGGCGGTGGCCGACGGCACCACGGCCCGTTCCGTCGCCACCACCACCAGGGGTTCGCCCACCACCCCGGTCCCGGCATGGGCCCGTTCCCCGGTCCCGGCATGGGTCCGTTCCCTGGCCCCGGCCTCGGAGTGTTCGGGGGCCCGCCGCCCCTGGGCCCGGTTCCCCCGGGCGGTCCGGTCCCCCCGGGCGGCCCGGGGCCGTGGGGACGACGGGGGCGCCCAGGCGGTGGCCGCGGCCGCGCCGGCCGCGGCGACGTCCGCGCCGCCGTGCTGCTGCTGCTCGCCGAGGCGGACGGCCCGATGCACGGTTACCAGCTGATGCAGGCGATCGCCGAACGCACCGGCGGTGCCTGGCAGCCCAGCCCCGGCGCCGTCTACCCGACGATCAGCCAGCTTGAGGACGAGGGCCTGGTCACCGTCACGGCCGAGGGCGGCCGGCGCCTGGTCACCCTCACCGAGGCCGGCCGGGAGCACGTCACCGCGAACCGCGGCACGCTCGGTGATCCGTTCGCCGGGTTCACTGCCCGCGCCGGCAGCGGCGCCAGCCTGCTCGGCCCGGCCCAGGAACTGCACGCCGCCATCTGGCAGGTCGCCAGGACCGGCGACGCGGACCAGGTCGCGGCCGCCAACAAGGTCCTCACCGAGGCCCGGCGCGCGCTGTACCTGATCCTCGCTGGCGAGCCCGCCGCCGAATCGACTGCCGAGTCGACCGACTCGGCCGCCGAGCCGGCGCCGCCGGCGGCATCCGCCCCGGATGACGCCACGCCCGCCGCCGAGTAG
- a CDS encoding NeuD/PglB/VioB family sugar acetyltransferase produces the protein MTAAGPVPLLIVGAGGLAREAAEAARASGEHHVVGFLDDNPALWGAPIGGAQVLGGLDRVAQYPRARLLLGPGRGRSRAVLRHRLEEMGVGDDRYTNVIHPRAVVPPSCSVGAGSVLLAGAVLTADVTVGRHVAIMPNAVLAHDVVVEDYVSVCASVTLAGAVRVRAGAYLGQSCAIREGLTVGSWSMIGMGAAVIRGIGDSEVWAGVPAQLLRPSVGPPPVPMSPPGAAPRTGYARSVR, from the coding sequence ATGACCGCCGCCGGGCCAGTCCCGCTGCTCATCGTCGGTGCCGGTGGCCTGGCTCGGGAGGCGGCGGAGGCGGCTCGCGCGTCCGGTGAGCACCACGTCGTGGGCTTCCTCGACGACAACCCGGCGCTGTGGGGCGCACCGATCGGCGGCGCCCAGGTGCTCGGCGGCCTGGACCGGGTGGCCCAGTACCCGCGGGCCCGCCTGCTGCTCGGGCCTGGCCGTGGGCGCTCGCGCGCCGTGCTGCGGCACCGGCTCGAGGAGATGGGCGTCGGCGACGACCGCTACACCAACGTGATCCACCCGCGTGCCGTGGTGCCGCCCTCCTGCTCGGTCGGGGCCGGGTCGGTGCTGCTCGCGGGTGCCGTGCTCACCGCGGACGTGACCGTCGGCCGGCACGTCGCCATCATGCCGAACGCGGTGCTCGCCCACGACGTCGTCGTCGAGGACTACGTGAGCGTCTGCGCGTCGGTGACCCTCGCCGGCGCCGTCCGGGTGCGGGCCGGGGCCTACCTGGGGCAGAGCTGCGCGATCCGCGAGGGGCTGACGGTCGGCTCCTGGTCGATGATCGGCATGGGCGCGGCCGTGATCCGCGGGATCGGCGACAGCGAGGTCTGGGCGGGCGTGCCGGCGCAGCTGCTACGCCCGTCCGTGGGCCCCCCGCCGGTCCCGATGAGCCCGCCGGGCGCCGCGCCCCGCACGGGATACGCGCGTTCCGTCCGCTGA
- a CDS encoding NADH-ubiquinone oxidoreductase-F iron-sulfur binding region domain-containing protein has protein sequence MTAAPVNDAQLPRRGRNGDVMSASSSGPGAAAAGRAAEGAARPAGSPPCTGPESPARPGHEPRLFGSAAASLEEHLARLGPVPLRGGPGPLVDELRAAGLTGRGGAGFPVWRKLAAARDGGTATGRGGGGQAVGGSVTVIANAAEGEPESRKDAWLLTAAPHLVLDGLALVAEAVAAADTRVYVKPGPAADAVTRALAERRAARLDRVPPVVRAAPAGVFVAGEATAAAAAVVGGKAARPFPQWVPLAAPAPRGAGRAGQSGQSGRSGRLRRPVVVLNAETLAHVALVARYGAAWFRSTGAPDDPGTMLVTVSGAVVSPGLVEVPVGATLREIVGLAGGPAEEPGAVRVGGYGGGWLPAGRAHAVPMSRAGLAAWGAGPGPGLVHLLPGRLCGLAETARIVGYLAGQSAGQCGPCRDGLPELAAAMSGLAAMGAMAAMPSLPATGGLTGHWAWQAAELAELVDGRGACRHPDGAARLVRTALRAFAVDLAAHAAGRCAGSAA, from the coding sequence ATGACCGCGGCGCCCGTGAACGACGCCCAACTGCCGCGACGCGGCCGGAACGGGGACGTCATGTCCGCCTCGTCCTCGGGCCCGGGAGCCGCCGCGGCGGGGCGAGCGGCCGAAGGGGCGGCGCGCCCAGCCGGGTCGCCGCCCTGCACGGGGCCGGAATCTCCCGCGCGGCCGGGTCACGAGCCCCGCCTGTTCGGCTCCGCCGCCGCGAGCCTCGAGGAGCACCTTGCCCGGCTGGGCCCCGTCCCGTTGCGCGGCGGTCCCGGCCCGCTCGTCGATGAGCTACGCGCCGCCGGCCTGACCGGGCGTGGTGGCGCGGGCTTTCCCGTCTGGCGCAAGCTGGCCGCCGCGCGCGACGGTGGGACGGCCACCGGGCGAGGAGGCGGTGGGCAGGCGGTGGGTGGATCGGTGACGGTGATCGCCAACGCCGCCGAGGGCGAGCCGGAGAGTCGCAAGGACGCCTGGCTGCTGACCGCGGCGCCCCATCTGGTGCTGGACGGTCTGGCGCTGGTCGCCGAGGCCGTCGCGGCGGCCGACACCCGGGTCTACGTCAAGCCAGGCCCAGCCGCCGATGCCGTGACCCGCGCTCTGGCCGAACGGCGGGCCGCCCGACTCGACCGTGTCCCACCCGTCGTCCGAGCGGCCCCGGCGGGGGTGTTCGTCGCGGGCGAGGCGACCGCCGCCGCGGCGGCCGTGGTCGGCGGGAAGGCGGCCAGGCCGTTCCCCCAGTGGGTCCCGCTCGCCGCGCCCGCGCCACGCGGCGCCGGCCGGGCGGGGCAGTCCGGGCAGTCCGGGCGATCCGGGCGGCTGCGTCGTCCGGTCGTCGTGCTCAACGCCGAGACGCTCGCCCACGTGGCACTCGTCGCCCGGTACGGCGCGGCCTGGTTCCGGAGCACCGGCGCGCCCGACGACCCGGGCACCATGCTCGTCACCGTCAGCGGCGCGGTCGTCTCCCCGGGGCTGGTCGAGGTGCCGGTCGGCGCCACCCTCAGGGAGATCGTCGGGCTCGCGGGCGGCCCGGCCGAGGAGCCGGGGGCGGTCCGCGTCGGCGGCTACGGCGGCGGCTGGCTGCCGGCGGGCCGGGCGCACGCGGTCCCGATGTCACGGGCCGGGCTCGCGGCCTGGGGCGCCGGTCCCGGGCCTGGTCTCGTCCACCTGTTGCCCGGGCGGCTCTGCGGGCTGGCGGAGACGGCCAGGATCGTCGGCTACCTGGCCGGGCAGAGCGCGGGGCAGTGCGGGCCGTGCCGTGACGGCCTGCCGGAGCTGGCGGCCGCGATGTCCGGCCTGGCCGCGATGGGAGCGATGGCCGCGATGCCCAGCCTGCCGGCCACGGGCGGCCTGACTGGCCACTGGGCGTGGCAGGCGGCCGAGCTCGCCGAACTGGTCGACGGGCGGGGCGCCTGTCGCCATCCCGACGGCGCCGCCCGCCTCGTCCGCACGGCGCTGCGAGCCTTCGCCGTCGACCTGGCCGCCCACGCCGCCGGCCGCTGCGCGGGTTCGGCCGCGTGA
- a CDS encoding nitroreductase family deazaflavin-dependent oxidoreductase — protein sequence MARFSLPEKAPSGLDSPTTAKAIKYLARTQVKIFRMTNGRIGGKWRVGAGFRRPVPTLLLQHRGRRSGKMFTTPLLYLRSGDDLVVVASQGGLPRNPQWYLNLVAHPETRVHMKGWRDIPVRARVASPEERADLWPRLVDLYADFARYQGWTDREIPVVVLAPL from the coding sequence GTGGCACGTTTCTCCCTGCCAGAGAAGGCCCCCAGCGGCCTGGACTCCCCCACGACGGCCAAGGCCATCAAGTACCTGGCCAGGACCCAGGTGAAGATCTTCAGGATGACCAATGGGCGCATCGGCGGCAAGTGGCGGGTCGGGGCAGGTTTCCGCCGGCCGGTGCCGACGCTGCTTCTCCAGCACCGCGGCCGCAGGTCCGGAAAGATGTTCACCACGCCCCTGCTGTACCTGAGATCCGGTGACGACCTGGTCGTCGTGGCCTCCCAGGGCGGGCTGCCGAGGAACCCGCAGTGGTACCTGAACCTCGTCGCCCACCCGGAGACGCGGGTGCACATGAAGGGTTGGCGCGACATCCCCGTCCGCGCCCGGGTCGCCTCGCCCGAGGAGCGCGCCGATCTGTGGCCGCGGCTGGTCGATCTCTACGCCGACTTCGCGCGGTACCAGGGGTGGACCGACCGCGAAATCCCCGTCGTGGTCCTCGCCCCGCTCTGA
- a CDS encoding pyridoxamine 5'-phosphate oxidase family protein — MGTNQRSQIEMTAEEISAYVATRRTATLVSLGPTGHPHAVAMWFAVLDGVLWFETKAKAQKALNIRRDPRVTVLLEDGLTYDTLRGVSMEGRAEIVDDPEALWAVGVNVWERYHGPYSDEARPLVEFMLHKRVAVRVDVERVRSWDHRKLGMSPMPLGGSTAAHYPGPQPR; from the coding sequence GTGGGCACCAACCAGCGATCCCAGATCGAGATGACGGCCGAGGAGATCTCGGCCTACGTGGCGACACGGCGCACGGCCACGCTGGTGTCGCTCGGGCCGACCGGCCACCCGCACGCCGTCGCGATGTGGTTCGCCGTCCTCGACGGGGTGCTGTGGTTCGAGACCAAGGCCAAGGCGCAGAAGGCGCTCAACATCCGCCGCGACCCACGGGTCACCGTCCTGCTGGAGGACGGCCTGACCTACGACACACTGCGTGGGGTCTCGATGGAGGGGCGGGCCGAGATCGTGGACGACCCCGAGGCGCTGTGGGCCGTGGGCGTGAATGTCTGGGAGCGGTACCACGGCCCATACAGCGACGAGGCGCGGCCGCTGGTGGAATTCATGCTCCACAAGCGTGTAGCCGTGCGCGTCGATGTCGAGCGCGTTCGCTCCTGGGATCATCGCAAGCTCGGCATGAGCCCGATGCCCCTCGGAGGGTCCACAGCCGCCCACTACCCCGGTCCTCAGCCCCGATAG
- a CDS encoding VOC family protein: MLADAEMIAFVPTVDLDRALDFYQGVLGLRLVEETPSAVVFQADGTMLRVSAVREVVPQPFTALGWRVDDLADAVRWLTGRGVRVNRYDGLDQDRLGIWTSPDGDRIVWFNDPDGHTLSVTQFSS; this comes from the coding sequence GTGCTCGCTGACGCTGAGATGATCGCCTTTGTGCCGACGGTCGATCTCGACCGGGCGCTGGACTTCTATCAGGGGGTCCTCGGCCTCCGGCTGGTCGAGGAGACGCCGTCGGCGGTCGTGTTCCAGGCGGACGGCACGATGCTGCGGGTCAGCGCGGTGCGCGAGGTCGTGCCCCAGCCGTTCACGGCGCTCGGCTGGCGGGTTGACGATCTCGCCGACGCCGTGCGCTGGCTCACCGGCCGAGGTGTGCGGGTCAACCGCTATGACGGCCTCGATCAGGACCGCCTCGGCATCTGGACATCGCCGGACGGTGATCGAATCGTGTGGTTCAACGATCCCGACGGTCACACATTGTCGGTAACCCAGTTCTCCAGTTAA
- a CDS encoding ferredoxin encodes MTSRLPQPSAGSQAPTHSAPDRQAHGDGPRPAVKPPSSWLLTVDWTACDGRGWCAELLPEVLAQDRWGYPISREEAARAAAARDGERPPGRPSRDIPVPPPLAAHARRAADTCPRQALRLRYVS; translated from the coding sequence ATGACCAGTCGACTGCCACAACCGTCAGCCGGTTCGCAGGCGCCCACGCACTCGGCACCCGACAGGCAGGCGCACGGCGATGGCCCGCGACCGGCGGTGAAGCCGCCGTCGAGCTGGCTGCTCACCGTCGACTGGACGGCGTGCGACGGCCGCGGCTGGTGCGCCGAGCTGCTGCCCGAGGTGCTCGCCCAGGACCGGTGGGGCTATCCGATCTCGCGCGAGGAGGCCGCCCGCGCGGCCGCCGCCCGCGACGGCGAGCGCCCCCCGGGGCGTCCCAGCCGCGACATCCCGGTCCCACCGCCGCTGGCCGCGCACGCCCGCCGCGCCGCCGACACCTGCCCGCGCCAGGCGCTCCGGCTGCGTTACGTCTCCTGA
- a CDS encoding phosphotransferase — MDDALPRAVPVRTGAATTVGAQEPRTGTGALLDGMAALTARLAAAGDGGAVEVLSERHDRLVVRRGGAVLKAHQANVDPAALAARLLAAADPCLTTALLAPLPIPDAELAGYAAQVAGRWVSAWPFGLALGPADADAAPWEQAATLLARLHTAPCPAGISGLAAHPRRRLAPAIGALERQAPTRRPAKEPEADATDTTGGAAVAGSDPGAGGSARTAVLAAYRALPDRDVVMTARPGRPVTLIHGDWHLGQLVRTDADGWRLVDVDDLGIGDPAWDLARPAAWFAAGLLPPAVWTRFVDAYRAAGGPALPPSGDPWSAVDLPARTFVVEYAARALTASLPTSPGGSGGSGGEIGPDSDERVGPDGSDALAGPDDPDGLDPLGQAFVTCCRRMLS; from the coding sequence GTGGATGACGCGTTGCCCCGGGCGGTTCCGGTACGGACGGGAGCTGCCACGACCGTCGGCGCGCAGGAGCCGAGAACTGGTACCGGGGCGCTTCTGGACGGCATGGCCGCGCTCACGGCGCGCCTGGCGGCGGCAGGAGACGGCGGCGCGGTCGAGGTGCTCTCGGAGCGGCACGACCGGCTGGTCGTGCGGCGCGGGGGCGCGGTGCTGAAGGCGCATCAGGCGAATGTCGACCCGGCCGCGCTCGCGGCCCGCCTGCTCGCCGCCGCCGACCCGTGCCTCACCACCGCCCTGCTCGCGCCGCTGCCCATCCCGGACGCCGAGCTCGCCGGCTACGCGGCCCAGGTGGCCGGGCGCTGGGTGAGCGCCTGGCCGTTCGGCCTGGCGCTGGGGCCCGCCGACGCCGATGCCGCGCCGTGGGAACAGGCCGCCACGCTGCTGGCCCGGCTGCACACCGCGCCCTGCCCCGCGGGCATCTCGGGCCTCGCCGCGCACCCGCGCCGACGGCTCGCGCCCGCGATCGGGGCACTGGAGCGTCAGGCGCCGACCCGCCGTCCAGCGAAGGAGCCCGAGGCCGACGCCACGGACACGACCGGGGGCGCGGCCGTGGCGGGAAGCGACCCGGGCGCTGGCGGCTCGGCCCGGACGGCGGTGCTGGCTGCCTACCGCGCGCTGCCGGACCGGGACGTGGTCATGACCGCGCGGCCGGGCCGGCCGGTCACGCTGATCCACGGCGACTGGCACCTCGGGCAGCTGGTCAGGACCGACGCCGACGGATGGCGGCTGGTGGACGTCGACGACCTCGGGATCGGCGACCCGGCCTGGGATCTGGCCAGGCCCGCGGCCTGGTTCGCCGCCGGGCTGCTGCCGCCGGCGGTGTGGACGCGGTTCGTCGACGCCTACCGGGCCGCCGGCGGCCCGGCGCTGCCGCCCAGCGGCGATCCCTGGTCGGCCGTCGACCTGCCAGCGCGGACCTTCGTCGTCGAGTACGCCGCCCGGGCCCTGACCGCGTCGCTGCCGACATCCCCCGGCGGAAGCGGCGGGAGCGGCGGTGAGATCGGGCCAGACAGTGACGAGCGGGTCGGCCCTGACGGGTCCGACGCCCTTGCGGGGCCGGACGATCCGGACGGGCTGGACCCGCTGGGCCAGGCGTTCGTCACCTGCTGCCGCCGGATGCTGTCGTAG
- a CDS encoding ferric reductase-like transmembrane domain-containing protein: MTNDALWYAARGTGMTLLLVLTLTVVLGITARSGRPAAGLPGFALATVHRDASLLAVALLAVHVTTLVADPYAHIGALDVVLPFRANYRSLWVGLGTVALDLLVALVVTSLLRHRIGARAWRALHWAAYATWPLAFAHSLGSGSDVGTRWQLLVAVLCAAAVLLAVGWRCSTSFPMAGRASLSARRASQRPAPPDVARSSPRPGPSHPASAEGVR, encoded by the coding sequence GTGACGAACGACGCGCTCTGGTACGCCGCCCGCGGCACCGGGATGACGTTGCTGCTGGTCCTGACGCTGACGGTCGTCCTGGGGATCACGGCCCGCTCGGGGCGACCGGCCGCCGGGCTGCCGGGGTTCGCGCTGGCCACGGTGCACCGCGACGCGAGCCTGCTCGCAGTGGCGCTGCTCGCCGTCCACGTGACGACGCTGGTCGCCGACCCGTACGCCCACATCGGCGCCCTTGACGTGGTGTTGCCGTTCCGCGCCAACTACCGGTCGCTGTGGGTGGGGCTCGGGACGGTCGCGCTCGACCTGCTCGTGGCGCTCGTCGTGACGAGCCTGCTGCGCCACCGGATCGGCGCGCGCGCCTGGCGGGCCCTGCACTGGGCCGCCTACGCCACCTGGCCGCTGGCGTTCGCGCACTCGCTCGGCTCGGGCAGCGACGTCGGCACCCGCTGGCAGTTGCTCGTCGCCGTGCTCTGCGCCGCCGCCGTACTGCTCGCGGTCGGCTGGCGATGCTCGACGTCCTTCCCGATGGCCGGCAGGGCGAGCCTTTCGGCCAGGAGGGCGAGCCAGAGACCGGCTCCCCCGGACGTCGCCAGATCGTCACCGCGCCCAGGCCCGAGCCACCCCGCCAGCGCGGAGGGGGTCCGATGA
- a CDS encoding cold-shock protein — translation MAQGTVKWFNAEKGFGFISVDGGGPDVFVHFSAIQSDGYKSLDEGQNVQFEIVQGQKGPQADKVQPV, via the coding sequence GTGGCTCAGGGTACCGTCAAGTGGTTCAACGCGGAGAAGGGCTTCGGATTCATCTCCGTGGACGGTGGCGGTCCGGACGTGTTCGTCCACTTCTCGGCGATTCAGTCGGACGGCTACAAGTCGCTTGACGAGGGACAGAACGTGCAGTTCGAGATCGTGCAGGGCCAGAAGGGTCCGCAGGCTGACAAGGTTCAGCCCGTCTGA